AACCACCGGTAGGCGGTGCAGCAGCGCAGGTAGACGTGCTGGCCGTTGTCGACGGTGAGCTCGCCGCGCTTGAAGGAGAAGGCCAGCCCGCCCAGCCGCGGACGGCCTTCGAGCAGGGTGACCTGCACTCCCGCGTCGGCGAGTTCGAGGGCGGCCGTCACTCCGGCGAGGCCTGCGCCGATGACGACGGCGCGGTTGTCGCTGCCGCTCATGAGCCCTCCCCGGTGCCGTGGCCTGCAGCGCCCGCCTGGAGGGACGCGGCCGCGCGCACGGGGGTTGCGTCGGCGCCCGGCCGGGGCGCCTGGCGGGTGGTCCGGGTCACGTGCGCCTCCGCGTGCTCTGGCGCGAGATGGTCCGTGCGTCGAGGCCGGACAGGCCGCGGACGGCGACGTACGCCTTCTCGTGCGTGGGCAGCGAGACACGGCCGCGGAGCACCGCTTCGGGCTCCCGCTCGATCCGGTCGAGGAGGCGCCGGTAGATGCCGGCCATGGCGGCGACGCAGGCGCCGCTGCGCCGGTCGAGCATGGGCAGCAGCCGGTAGCCCTCGACGAACAGGGCGCGGGCGCGCCGGACTTCGTGGTGGACGAGGCCGGCGAAGTCGGCCCCTGCGGGCATCCGGTCGCTCCCGAACCCGTCCGAGCAGCCGAACTTGGCGAGGTCCTCGGCGGGCAGGTAGGTGCGCCCGTTGCCGGCGTCCTCGCGGACGTCGCGCAGGATGTTGGTGAGTTGGAGGGCGAGGCCGAGGGTGTCGGCGTACTCGTCGGCGCGCGCCGCGTCGGCTGCGCCGAGGCCTGCGGTGTTCACCGTGCCGAACACGCCGAGGGAGAGCCGCCCGATGGCTCCGGCCACGCAGCGGCAGTAGACCTTGAGGTCGTCCCAGGTCTCGTAGGTCTCGCCGCGGACGTCCATCAGGACGCCGTCGATGAGCTCGTCGAGGCCGCCGAGCGGGATCGGGAAGCGGCGGGCCGCGTGGGCGAGGGCGACGGCGACCGGGTCGGTGTCGTCCTCGTCGATCTCCTCGGCCCGGATCCGGCCGAGGACGGCGCGGGTCTCCTCGAGCCGGGCGAGCTTCGCCTCGGGGGCCAGCGTGCCGTCGCCGATGTCGTCGACGCGCCGGGAGAACGCGTACAGCGCGGACATCGCCTGCCGCTTGTCGGAGGGCAGCAGCCGGATGCCGTACGCGAAGTTGCGCGCCTGCGAACCTGTGACGGCCTCGCAGTAGCTGTAGGCCGCCAGGACCGGAGCGGACGGTGCGGACGTGTGTGCGGAACCCTCCACGGTCGGGCTCACCCCTTTCTCGGCGCTGTGCGCAGGACGGTGGCCACCTCGCGGAGCAGGCCGCTCCTGGTGGGCTTGGGCGGGCCGGGGAGCACGTCGAAGCCGGCGGCGGTGACGGCTCGCAGGGCGGCGCGCCCTCCTCCCACGAAGCCCGCGAGCAACAGCCGGAGCCTGCCGTGCACGCTACCCACGAGCGGGGTGCCTTCATTCAGGAGATCGCGGGCGCGTTCGGCTTCGAACGCGACCAGGGACCGTACGGACGCTCCCGCACTGTGGGCCTTGAGGTCGGCCTCGGCCACGCGGAAGCGGCGCATGTCCTCGGCCGGGAGGTAGATGCGGCCCCGGCCGAGGTCCTCCGCGACGTCCTGTACGTGTTCGACGATCTGCAGGGCGGTGCAGACGGCGTCGGAGCGGCGGATCCGCTCGGGGGTGCTGGTGCCGGTGAGGGACAGCACGAGGCGGCCGACCGGGTTCGCGGAGAGCTCGCAGTACGCGAGCAGGTCGCCGTACGTCTCGTAGCGCGTGACGTGCTGGTCCTGGCGGTTGGCCTCGATGAGCCCGAGGAAGGGCTCGGGGGTGAGGCCGTGGGCGCGGACCACGGGCTGCAGGGCCTGCAGCAGGGGGTGGCGCGGCGGGCCGTCGGAGCCGCCGGTACGCCGGAAGACACGACGCAGGTCCGCCTCGAAGGCGTCGAGCATCGCGAGCCGGTCGTCCGCCGCGGCGGGGTCGAGGCCGAGGAGTACGGCGTCGTGGCCGCCGGGGGCGAGGTCGCCGTCGCCGATGTCGTCGACCAGGCGGGCGTACCCGTACACCGCCATCAGGCCGTCGCGCCAGGCGCGCGGGAGGAAGGACGGGGCGACGGGGAAGTTCTCCGTCCGCGCCTTGCCGAGGGTGGCGCGCGCGTGGGCGTCGGGGGCTGTGGGGGCCGCGTCCCGCCGTGGCCGGATACCGTGCCCGGGGGTCACCGCCCGCCGCCCGCGCGGGGGACGGCCGTAATGCCTGGGGGCCGGAGAATTCCCGTAGCCATTGCCGTCACATCTCCCGTTCTACACTGCCGACCCAATACATCCTATTTCGGACACGCCGCCGGACTTTCCCCGGGGTACCCCAGGCTGTTCACCTGCGGGGAATCGTCCCCTCTGACCGCGATTGAGGCCTGCTCCAGCTTACGCTGTACAACGTCGCGGCAGCCTCTCGGGTATTCACTCCGCTACCGAATGTCGGCGCCGGGCGTCCCGGGCATGCCGAAGCCCCCGCCGCTCGAGGCGACGGGGGCCGGCGCGGGCCGCGTCAGGCGCTGGTCGCCTTCTCGTAGGCCGAGACGACTTCCTCGGTGGGCCCGTCCATCAGCAGTTCGCCCTTCTCCAGCCACAGCACGCGGCTGCAGGTGTCGCGGATGGACTTGTTGTTGTGGCTCACCAGGAAAACGGTTCCGGCATGCTTGCGGAGTTCGCGGATGCGCTCCTCGGAACGCACCTGGAACTTGCGGTCACCGGTCGCCAGAGCCTCGTCGATCATCAGAACGTCGTGGTCCTTCGCCGCCGCAATGGAAAAGCGCAGGCGCGCGGCCATACCGGAGGAGTACGTGCGCATCGGAAGGGAGATGAAATCACCCTTGTCGTTGATGCCCGAGAAGTCGACGATGTCGTCGTAACGCTCCCGGATCTGCTCCCGGCTCATTCCCATCGCGAGACCGCCGAGGACCACGTTGCGCTCACCGGTGAGGTCGTTCATCAGTGCGGCGTTGACACCCAGCAGCGAGGGCTGGCCGTCGGTGTAGACCTTGCCGGACTCGCAGGGCAGCAGGCCGGCGATGGCGCGCAGCAGGGTCGACTTGCCGGAGCCGTTGGAGCCGATGACGCCGATGGCCTCACCGCGGTACGCCGTGAAGGACACGCCGCGTACGGCGTGGACCCGGCGGACGCCCGGCGCATCGCCCTTGCCCCGGCGCATTATCTTGCTCAGCGCCGCGGTGGCGCTGCCCTTGCCGGCGCTGCCGGTGTTGACGCGGTAGACGATGTGCACGTCGTCGGCGATGACGGTGGGGACGTCGCCCCGGTTGATCTCAGCCACGGCCGTAACGCTCCTCAGCCTTCCAGAAGTACACGAAACCGCCGAGGCCGATCACGACGGCCCAGCCGACGGCGAAGGCCCAGACGTGCGGCGGGAGGTTCTCCCGGCCGTAGTCGTCGATCAGCGCGAACCGGACCAGGTCCATGTAGATCGCTGCCGGGTTCCACTGGAGCACGTCCGTGACCCACGCGGGCACGTGCCGGTCCTCGAGCGCACCGCTGATCGAGAACATGACGCCCGAGGCGTACATCCACGTACGCGTGATGAACGGCATCAGCTGCGCGAGGTCGGGGGTCTTGGAACCCATCCGACCGAAGACCAGCGCGAGGCCGGTGTTGAAGACGAACTGGAGCGCCAGGGTCGGGACGACCAGCAGCCACGACAGCCTCGGGTAGTTGCCGAAGCCGACCGTGACGATCACCACGACGATCATCGAGTACAGCAGCTGCTGGAGCTGCTGCATCGAGAAGGAGATCGGCAGGGAGGCGCGCGGGAAGTGCAGGGCGCGGACCAGGCCGAGGTTGCCGGGGATGGCCCGGACTCCCGCCATCAGCGAGCTCTGGGTGAAAGTGAAGACGAAGATGCCCGTCACCAGGAAGGGGATGTAGACCCCCTTCTCCATGCCCCTGCCCGCGTTCATGATCAGGCCGAAGATCAGGTAGTACACCAGCGCGTTGAGCAGCGGGGTCGCCACCTGCCAGATCTGGCCGAGCCTCGCCTCGCTGTACTGGGCCATCAGCTTGGCCCGGGAGAACGCCATGATGAAGTGGCGCCGGTCCCAGAGCTGCCGCACGTACTCGACCAGGGTCGGCCGGGCACCGCTGACGGACAGGCCGTACTTCCTGGCGAGCTCCGCGGGGGTCAGCCCGGCGTCTTGGGACGGCGGCTTGCTCGTGGCGAGGGCGCCATCCTGGGTTGTGTCACTCACAAGTTGAAACTTTCCGTCTTCAAGATGCGGCAGAAGGTGGCATCGGGCCTGGGGGCGCTCGGCCCGTGATCATGCATGTTCCGGGATCGCGTCATGTTCTCAGACGCGGGCGTTTCAGATGACAGGCGGTCGGCCCAGCCGGGTCAGCCGCCAGACCGTGCGCCACTTCATCGGGCGCCGGGGACCGCAGGGAGTGGTCCATCCCTCCTTGAACCCACCGAACCAGGCCTTGAGCGCCGGCGCCGACGGTCTGCGCACGAGCGTCAGCAGGAGCCAGACGCCCAGGTAGACCGGGACCAGCGGGGCAGGCAGGTTGCGGCGGGCGAGCCACACCCGGTTACGGGCAACCATACGGTGGTAGACCGCGTGCCGGGAGGGGGCGGTTTTCGGATGCAGGAGCACCATGTCCGCCCGGTAGTCGATCAACCACCCTGCGTCGAGTGCCCGCCAGGCCAGATCGGTCTCCTCGTGCGCGTAGAAGAACTCGCCCGGCAGCGCTCCGACCTGCTCGAACACCTCCGTACGGACGGCGTTGGCGCCACCCAGGAAGGTGGTCACGCGGGAGGAGCGCATCGGGTCCGCGGCGCGCAGCCGGGGCACGTGCCGGCGCTGGGTCTCGCCGGACTCCGGATCCGCGATCCGGAAGCTGACGATCCCGAGCTTCGGGTCCTCGGCGAAGGCCTGCCGGCACAGCTCGGCGGTGTCGGTGCGCTCCAGCAGCCCGTCGTCGTCGAGGAAGAGCAGGGCGTCGACCTCGCGGCCGCCGGGGCCGAAGGCCTCGATGCCGACGTTGCGGCCGCCGGGGATGCCCAGGTTCTCGGGCAGGTCCACAGTGCGCACGCCCGGCGGCAGATCCGCCAGCCCGGTGACCCGGACGCCCTGGCCCACGACGACGACCTCGATCGGGTCGCCGTCCTGGCGGGCCACCGAGTCGAGGAGCGCCTTCAGCTCGTCGGGCCGGTTGCCCATGGTGATGATCACGGCGCCCAGCCGCATCGCCGTCGTCACTTGAGCCTGCTCGAGGCCAGGATCGACACCAGGTGCAGCACGGTCTGGAGCATGGCGATGCCGGCCAGTACGGCGACGCCGAGGCGGGAGAAGTACAGGTCGCCCCGCATCTGGTCCAGGACGGCCAGCAGCAGGATGAGCAGCGAGGCCTCGATGCCGAGGACGAGCCGGTGGAACTTCAGCGCGGACGCGGCCCGGCGGGCGAGCGCCATGCCGGAGGAGCGCGGCTCGGCGGCGGCCTCGGCGACGGGCTCCTTGCCGGTCTGGTGCCGGGCGACGCCGACCAGGTCGGTCTCGGCCTTGATCAGGATGGCGCCGAGGGCCGCGAGGGTGCCCAGGAAGGCCCACAACCAGTCGATCCGGCCGGTGCCCCACAGGTCGGACGCGCGCAGGCCGAAGCCGACGAGGACCGCCGCGTCACACAGGTAGGCGCCGACCCGGTCCAGGTACACGCCGGAGAGCGAGAACTGCTTCTTCCAGCGGGCGACCTCGCCGTCGACGCAGTCGAGCAGCAGGTACAGCTGGACCATCACCACGCCGAGGACGGCGCCCCAGATGCCCGGGATCAGCAGGGCCGGGGCGGCCAGGACACCGGCGAGGGTCATCACGTAGGTCAGCTGGTTGGGCGTGACCTTGGTGTTCACCAGGACGCGGGTGATGCGCAGGGAGATCTCGCGCATGTACAGGCGACCGCCCCAGTGCTCGCCACTGCGCCGGTCCTTGACGCCCGGCGGGTGAACGACGGGCCGGAGTTCAGCTACGGATGGTCTTGGCATAGTCGGCGTAAGCGTCCCTGATCTCGGCTGCGGACAGATTGAGGTGCTCCAGGATCGTGAAGCGTCCCGGACGGGTCTGGGGGGCGTACTCGACGGCCGCGACGAACTCGTCCACGCTGAAGCCGATCTCGGCGGGCAGCACGGGCAGTCCGTGGCCGCGCAGCGACTCGACGAACAGCCCGGACTGCTCCTCGGCGCCGCGCAGGAACATCGCGAAGGCGGCGCCGAGGCCGACCTGCTCGCCGTGGAGCGCGGAGCGCCCGGGGTAGAGCAGGTCGAAGGCGTGGCTGATCTCGTGGCAGGCGCCGGACGCCGGCCGGGTGTCCCCGCTGATCGACATGGCGATGCCGGTGAGCACCAGGGATTCGGCGAGCACGGTGAGGAACGTGTCGTCGCCGCAGCCGCCGGGGTGGCGCAGGACGGCCTCGCCGGCCGTACGGGCCATGGCGGCGGCCAGGCCGTCCACGGGCTCCCCGGTGATCTGGTGCGAGAGCTCCCAGTCGGCGATGGCCGAGATGTTCGAGAGCGCGTCGCCGATGCCGGAGCGGACGAACCGCACCGGGGCGTCGCGGATCACGTCGAGGTCGATGACCATCGCGATCGGCGTGGGCACGCCGTAGGAGCCGCGGCCGTTGTCGTTGTCCAGCGTGGCCACGGGCGAGCAGATGCCGTCGTGCGCCAGGTTGGTGGCGACGGCCACCATGGGCAGCCCGACCCGCGCCGCGGCGTACTTCGCCACGTCGATGATCTTGCCGCCGCCCAGGCCGACGACGGCGTCGTAGCGGCGACCCTTTATGTCGTCGGCCAGCTTCACAGCGGAGTCGATCGTGCCGTCGACGACCGGGTACCAGTCGGCGTGCGGCAGCACGGGCTCCAGCTTGGCGCGCAGCAGCTGGCCGGAGCCGCCGCTGATCGCGATCGCCAGCTTGCCGGACGCCGAGATCCGCTGGTCGGCCAGGAGGCCGGCCAGGTCGTCCATGGCGCCGCGGCTGATGTCGACGACGACCGGGGAGGGGATGAGCCTCGTCAGTACTGGCATGCGATCGTCCGGCCCTTGGCGAGGTCGTCGTGGTTGTCGATCTCGACCCACTTGACGTCGCCGATGGGGGCCACGTCGATGACGAAGCCGTCGTTGACGAGCTGCTGGTAGCCGTCCTCGTAGTACAGGTCGGGGTCGCGCTCGAAGGTGGTCTTCAGCGCCTCGGCGAGGGCCTCGGCGGCCTCCGGCTCGATGAGCGTGACGCCGATGTACTCGCCGGTGGCGTCGGACGGCTCCATGAGCTTGGTGATCTTGCGGGCGCCCTTGGCGCCGTCGACGACGACCTTCATCTCCTCGTCGGCCAGGCTCTTGACCGTGTCCAGGGCGAGGATGATCTTCTGGCCGTTGCCGCGGGCACCGAGCAGGGTCCGCTCGACGGAGACCGGGTGGACGGTGTCGCCGTTGGCGAGGATCACACCCTGCTTC
The Streptomyces sp. NBC_01296 DNA segment above includes these coding regions:
- a CDS encoding CDP-alcohol phosphatidyltransferase family protein, translated to MPRPSVAELRPVVHPPGVKDRRSGEHWGGRLYMREISLRITRVLVNTKVTPNQLTYVMTLAGVLAAPALLIPGIWGAVLGVVMVQLYLLLDCVDGEVARWKKQFSLSGVYLDRVGAYLCDAAVLVGFGLRASDLWGTGRIDWLWAFLGTLAALGAILIKAETDLVGVARHQTGKEPVAEAAAEPRSSGMALARRAASALKFHRLVLGIEASLLILLLAVLDQMRGDLYFSRLGVAVLAGIAMLQTVLHLVSILASSRLK
- a CDS encoding phosphocholine cytidylyltransferase family protein, which encodes MIGLVLAAGAGRRLRPYTDTLPKALVPVGPEGDEESLTVLDLTLGNFAEVGLTEVAIVVGYRKEAVYARREALEAKYGVKITLIDNDKAEEWNNAYSLWCARDVLKQGVILANGDTVHPVSVERTLLGARGNGQKIILALDTVKSLADEEMKVVVDGAKGARKITKLMEPSDATGEYIGVTLIEPEAAEALAEALKTTFERDPDLYYEDGYQQLVNDGFVIDVAPIGDVKWVEIDNHDDLAKGRTIACQY
- the hpnD gene encoding presqualene diphosphate synthase HpnD, with the translated sequence MSPTVEGSAHTSAPSAPVLAAYSYCEAVTGSQARNFAYGIRLLPSDKRQAMSALYAFSRRVDDIGDGTLAPEAKLARLEETRAVLGRIRAEEIDEDDTDPVAVALAHAARRFPIPLGGLDELIDGVLMDVRGETYETWDDLKVYCRCVAGAIGRLSLGVFGTVNTAGLGAADAARADEYADTLGLALQLTNILRDVREDAGNGRTYLPAEDLAKFGCSDGFGSDRMPAGADFAGLVHHEVRRARALFVEGYRLLPMLDRRSGACVAAMAGIYRRLLDRIEREPEAVLRGRVSLPTHEKAYVAVRGLSGLDARTISRQSTRRRT
- a CDS encoding ABC transporter ATP-binding protein, with the protein product MAEINRGDVPTVIADDVHIVYRVNTGSAGKGSATAALSKIMRRGKGDAPGVRRVHAVRGVSFTAYRGEAIGVIGSNGSGKSTLLRAIAGLLPCESGKVYTDGQPSLLGVNAALMNDLTGERNVVLGGLAMGMSREQIRERYDDIVDFSGINDKGDFISLPMRTYSSGMAARLRFSIAAAKDHDVLMIDEALATGDRKFQVRSEERIRELRKHAGTVFLVSHNNKSIRDTCSRVLWLEKGELLMDGPTEEVVSAYEKATSA
- a CDS encoding ABC transporter permease, with amino-acid sequence MSDTTQDGALATSKPPSQDAGLTPAELARKYGLSVSGARPTLVEYVRQLWDRRHFIMAFSRAKLMAQYSEARLGQIWQVATPLLNALVYYLIFGLIMNAGRGMEKGVYIPFLVTGIFVFTFTQSSLMAGVRAIPGNLGLVRALHFPRASLPISFSMQQLQQLLYSMIVVVIVTVGFGNYPRLSWLLVVPTLALQFVFNTGLALVFGRMGSKTPDLAQLMPFITRTWMYASGVMFSISGALEDRHVPAWVTDVLQWNPAAIYMDLVRFALIDDYGRENLPPHVWAFAVGWAVVIGLGGFVYFWKAEERYGRG
- a CDS encoding glycosyltransferase family 2 protein, translating into MRLGAVIITMGNRPDELKALLDSVARQDGDPIEVVVVGQGVRVTGLADLPPGVRTVDLPENLGIPGGRNVGIEAFGPGGREVDALLFLDDDGLLERTDTAELCRQAFAEDPKLGIVSFRIADPESGETQRRHVPRLRAADPMRSSRVTTFLGGANAVRTEVFEQVGALPGEFFYAHEETDLAWRALDAGWLIDYRADMVLLHPKTAPSRHAVYHRMVARNRVWLARRNLPAPLVPVYLGVWLLLTLVRRPSAPALKAWFGGFKEGWTTPCGPRRPMKWRTVWRLTRLGRPPVI
- the hpnC gene encoding squalene synthase HpnC, which encodes MRPRRDAAPTAPDAHARATLGKARTENFPVAPSFLPRAWRDGLMAVYGYARLVDDIGDGDLAPGGHDAVLLGLDPAAADDRLAMLDAFEADLRRVFRRTGGSDGPPRHPLLQALQPVVRAHGLTPEPFLGLIEANRQDQHVTRYETYGDLLAYCELSANPVGRLVLSLTGTSTPERIRRSDAVCTALQIVEHVQDVAEDLGRGRIYLPAEDMRRFRVAEADLKAHSAGASVRSLVAFEAERARDLLNEGTPLVGSVHGRLRLLLAGFVGGGRAALRAVTAAGFDVLPGPPKPTRSGLLREVATVLRTAPRKG
- a CDS encoding iron-containing alcohol dehydrogenase family protein — translated: MPVLTRLIPSPVVVDISRGAMDDLAGLLADQRISASGKLAIAISGGSGQLLRAKLEPVLPHADWYPVVDGTIDSAVKLADDIKGRRYDAVVGLGGGKIIDVAKYAAARVGLPMVAVATNLAHDGICSPVATLDNDNGRGSYGVPTPIAMVIDLDVIRDAPVRFVRSGIGDALSNISAIADWELSHQITGEPVDGLAAAMARTAGEAVLRHPGGCGDDTFLTVLAESLVLTGIAMSISGDTRPASGACHEISHAFDLLYPGRSALHGEQVGLGAAFAMFLRGAEEQSGLFVESLRGHGLPVLPAEIGFSVDEFVAAVEYAPQTRPGRFTILEHLNLSAAEIRDAYADYAKTIRS